AAATCATGAACACATTGAAGATATTGGAGCCTACCACGTTGCCCACCACGAGGTCCGCGTTGCCCCTTCGGGCAGCCACGATAGAGGTAGCCAATTCGGGGACAGAGGTTCCGATGGAAACCAAAGTGAGGCCAATGACCGCCTCACTCACCCCCAACCAGCGCGCGATTTCGACCGCCGATTCCACAAACACATCCCCGCCTATAGCCAAAGCGACCACGCCACCCACCACCATCGCCACCGCCAACCACACTGCCACCTGAGGCGAATCGGAATTGTCCACCACGGGGTTTTCCAAAGCCATCTCGAACATATAGTACAGGTAAATGAACAAAAAACAGAGCAGGACCAAACCATCGCTGCGCGAAATAACGGAGGGTGCGTCGTTGTCAATCAGTATGTCGTTGGCCACCAAAAACGCGACGATAATGCCCATGAGGCTGAACGGGATTTCCTTCCAAACCGTGCTGGAATGAATGCGTAGCGGCGCTAAAATAGCCGAAAACCCCAAGATGAGGCAGATGTTGACCAAATTGCTACCCACCACGTTCCCAATGGCCACATCCGCTTGGCCGGATTTCGCCGCAACTACAGACACCACCAACTCGGGCGCAGAAGTGCCAAAGGCCACAATGGTGAGGCCAATAGCCAAGTCGGAAACCTTGAACCGCTTGGCCACAGAGGACGCACCGCTTACCAAGTACTTCGCGCCATAATTGACCAACACAATGCCCAACGCAAGCAAGAAAAAGTGATGCAACATCTTGTGGACTGGAAAGATGAGATAAAATCGAGGGGCAAATATGGCGATAAAACCACGCAAACATGACTACGGGCTTCTGGTGGAAAGACGACAAATTTTATTTTCCAAAAAAAGGAATATCGCTATTCACCTATTTTTACCCGCCTTTTTTCAATCCTGACGACAATCCTTCCTTCTTATCATTTGACAATCAATGCCGAACCGACAGGGGTGTTCCGCATCCGTGCCTTCGTCTGGCTCAAAAACCACTGCTTTTATCATCCAATTCCTCCGTGAACATGAAACAGACCTTACAACTGATTACACGTCTGATGACTCCTCGCAACCACGCAAGTCTTTTTTTTCTCCCTTTGATTATCGCGCTTTGCCCCCCTGCCCTTCGAGCGCAGTCGTTTATCATCGGGGCAAACAACGGAAGCAACACGAACATGAGTTACCCCACGCCTTTTGGCGACGACCGTTCGAGTACCCGAGCACAGTACCTCTATCGCGCCTCAGAGTTGGTGAATGCAGGCGTGTCAGAGGGTAACATCATCAAATTGGGCTTTTTTGTGGAAAGCCTCAACGACGCAGGCGTGCATGACAATTACACCATCAAATTGCTGCTGACCAGTTCCGTCTCGCTCATTGCGGGCACATGGCAAGATGGCGCGCAAATACTTTATGGGCCAGTCAACTATACACCAACACTCGGGCTGAATGAGTTTGCGCTTTCAGCTCCTTTTTACTGGAACGGAGCATCCAACGCCAATCTGGTCGTGGAAATCTGTCACTATCCGCCTAACCCAGGACCTTTTGCATCCAACAATGCATCCGTGCAATGGACTACGGGATTGGCGTTCAATGGCTCGCGTACGAGAGCGCAAAACAACAATACCGACATTTGTTCAACAACGGCAAACAATGAAGATGGCACCCCGACCAACCGCCCCGTCCTCCATCTCACCTTCTGCTACCCACCCACGGCGCTCACATTGAATAACGTGACCTCCACGACAGCCACCGCGAACTGGACCGCTCCGGCGGGCGGCGACCCGGCTGGATACGACTACACCTACGGCCTGGAAGGTTACGTCCCAGGCAGCGTGGGTAGTGCGCTCGGCGGCGGCTCCACTACCACGCCCAACGCTACCATCACCGGACTGAATGGCATCACCACATACGCACTTTGGGTGCGCTCCGACTGTGGCGACGGGGTGAGCAGATGGACTGGCCCGCTTAACTTCACAACCGACCCAAGCTGCAACGATATTTTCGCAGACCCTGGCGGATTTGCATTTCCATATAGCGCAGACACGAGTGTTCTAAAGACACTTTGCCCGGATATTCCAGACAATGCGTTGACCATTTCTTTTTTTACTCCCATCTCAATCGGTAGTGGAGACACTTTGCGGATTTACAATGGCAACGACACCTTGTCGCCACTATTGGCAGCATTAACTGGAGTATATGACGACCCGGTTCCGGGGCCATTTACAGCCAGCTCAGCCTCTGGTTGTCTGACGTTTTATTTCACCTCTGACGAGACCGATGAGGGCAACGGATGGATAGCTATTCTAAGCTGCGCCCCCTTAGAGCCTGACACCTGTTACCCCGTGCTTGGGCTTGAAGCGACCAATATCACATTCACGGGAGCCAATATGTCGTGGCAAGAGATTTTTGGTGCCGCCGACTACGATTGGGAGTTGGTGGAGCTTCCCTATGTCGGCTCATCGTCCGTGATACAATCGGCCACGGGATATGTGGGCAGTTCGGTCAATTTCAACAGTTTGGAAGCTGGCACGGCCTACCAATTTGCCATTCGCAGCAATTGTGTCAACAATTTTAGCAGTGATTGGGACACCTTAGTGTTCATTATCCCTGTCAACTGCAATGGCATAGAGATACAGTGTCTTTCGCCCGCAATGTTTAGCGCCGCCAAAACGGGCATCTGGAATTCCAACGAGTGCGGCTCCAACTCTCCCGGCAAGGAGCGCGTGTTCCGATTTGTAGCCCCGCACACTCGCTCCTACTCTTTCGAGGTAACAAACGCCTCCGGCGGTTTTGTCAATTATTTCTACAAAATAGCAAGCGATGACTGCAACGGGGACGACTGGCAATGTATAGGCGATTTTAATGTGCCGGGCAGCTCGTCTTTTCCCCCCATACCCGATGCCACATTGACCGCTGGAACGCTCTACTACATACTTGCCGACCCACAAGTGACCACCAACGTATCTCAAACTTTCAGAATCACGGATTGTGGCGTGCCAAATGACCAACCTGAAGATGCCATCGAGATTATCGTTGGCTCGCCCTGCCTCAGCAATGTGTACTCCAACGTCGGCGCTACAGTTGACCCCGACGAACCTAACCCCGACGTAGATGATTCGGATGGCTTGGTCGGTCGCTGGCTCGATGCTGCGGACGAAACGGTGTGGTTCAAGTTCCAAGCGCCGCCCTCCGGCACTGTCACCATCTTCACGGACCCATTCGGCACACATCAGCCCAACGACGACACGCAGGTGGCGCTCTACCGCGTCGGCGACCCATCGGACTATTCCACTTATGAGCTGTTGGTCAGTGACGAGAACAACGGCAACACCTATCTGGGTTTCAACTCTGTGGTGTCCTATTCGGGTTTAGTGGACGGTGATTACTACTACATTCAGGTGGACGGCTGGGGTGTCAATAGCGGGGCATTTTGCATCTCGGTGCTCGAAACAGTCGAACGGGTGGAAGAGGCCAACTGCGACATTGATTTCTTTGTCGCCAACGTCAATGAGGAAAAGTGGTACAACATCTATGCTACGGTCAACGACCTTGACATCGGCCCCTTGGTGGCGGCCATCAACCCCCACGGACTCAACTTGGACACCGTGTTTTGTCGCGCTTTGAAGTACGACGAGATTCCATATTCATCGCCCAACTTTCCCTATCTGCCGCTCTATTACAATTTTTCCTCCTCTCAATCATTCACGGGCAACGTCTCGCTGCGCCTGTTTTTCACCAACGCTGAATTTGCCGCGTTGAAAGACAGCGCCAACGCGCCCGCAGCCACGCTGAGCGAGCTCGAAGTCACCCGTTTCAACGGAGACACTTCCGACTGTTTCATGACGAACAATGCAGGGGCGTTCCATTTAATCAGCGGGGTCAATCCCGTGCCAATGGTCGGAACATTTTACTTGGAATTTAGCACAGATTCATTGGGCGAGTTTGGCGCAAGGCTTGATGCCCTCGCGCTCCCGCTGCAACTCAAATCATTCAGCGGAAAGGTGGAAAGCACATACAACTTGCTCGAATGGACCACCCTAACAGAGCAAAACGTGCAGTGGCACATCGTCGAGCGTTCGCTCAACGGAAGCACTTGGGTAGAGGTGGGGAGGAAGCCCGGCCAAGCGAACTCGACCGAACCGCTCTATTATTTTCTGGAAGACCGCCTGCCTCCCGCCAAGGCATATTATCGCCTCCGCTCGGTGGATTTTGATGGCACTGTCTCCATGTCGCAAGTCATCCTGCTGACGCGGCGCTCGGAGGTGTTTGGCATCACAAGCGCGTTCCCGTCCCCCATGAGCGACGGGCTGACCGTTCAGTTCAACACCCAACAGGAGGAGGACGCGGTCGTTCGGTTGACCGACATCGTGGGACGTGTTGTATTGGAACAACCCTTGTTCTCAGGAAAAGGCATCAATACCGTCCACCTTTCGGTGCACAATCTGCCAGCCGGCGTTTTTCTCGTCACCGTCGCAAACGACACCGCCGTGTCGGCACCAGTTCGAGTGGTGAAGCAATAGAGGCCGCCTCATAAGTTTGAATACTGACAGGATTGACAACATTTCCAGGATTTTTTCCCAAAAAGGGGGGGGCAATCCTGTGAATGTTGTCAATCCTGTCAACAACTCTCAAACTATTCAAACTCTGTCCGCTCCGCCTAGCGGGGCAAGCCCTCAAACAATCAATAATACCGCCCCATCATCGGGTGCTCAACGATGGCTCGTTTCAGTTCGAGAAAATCCACGTCGCCTTGGTAGCTCCACACCACCTTGCCGCCGGGTTCTACAAGAAGTGTGTAGGGCAAGGCACCGTTCCAATTTTTATCCACTGCCTCGATAAGGGCATACTTGTCGTTTTCGGAAAAAAGGTAGTTCGTCACCGCCGACTGTCTGCCTTTTAGAAAATCCAGCACTTTTTCTTCCTGTTCGGGTTTGTCGGCGGAGATGGAGACAAACTCAAAATCGCGCTCGCCATACATCCGCTGTATCTCGATGAAAGACGGGTATTCTCTCACACAAGGCCCACACCAAGTGGCCCACACATTCACGAGGCGCAACTTTTTGGAATCCTCATTTTTTAAAAGTGCCTGCACGCCTTTCACGTCCAACTTGTTGAGCGTCACTTTGCGCTTGGCCCAATCGCGCTCGGCTTTTTCTTTGAGGTCAGCTTTCCAAGCCCATTTGGTGGAGCAGCCAAAGGTTTTCGTGACGGGGTCTGCGATGGTGCCACCTGATAGAATGGCATCAATCGCCGCACGAGCATCTTCGGCATTGGCGCTGCCGGGTTTCTCGGACTTGTCGAGGCGACCTGTGTAGCGCAGTTTTTTCGCTGCATCAAAAATAAAAACATGGGGTGTGGCAACGGGACCATACTGCAAAGAGGCGGCGTGGGTGTCGCCGTCATAGAGGTAGGGGAAATTGAATTTTTTGTACTCCGCGCGAAGTTTGCCCGCTTCATAGTCGTCGTTCAAATCGCTATATCCCAGTTCCTCCGGCAGCAGGCCCAATGGACTGTTGGGCGAAATGGCGACCACCGCCACGCTCTTTCCCTTGTAGTCGTTCGTCAGGGCGATGATGCGGTCTTCATAAGCCTGTGCGGTGGGGCAGTGGTTGCAAGTGAAAACGACCACCAATGCCTTTGCATCCTTGAAGTCTTGCAAGGTGTAGTACCGGCCATCCACGTCGGGCAGGTTAAAGTCTGGCGCATCCGCCCCGATGTCGAGGGTTTTCACATTTTGCTTCGCAACAAGCTGTGGCTGGCCGGGAGCGGTGGGTTGCTGCACCGATTGACTTGCCTGATTGGGCGACGATTGGCAAGCAGCCAGCATGAGCGCAAAAAAGGGGACGAGGTAAGGTTGAATTTTCATGTCAACAGATTTTTTTTCAGTAACGACAGGATGGCGAAGATAGGAACACCACCC
This genomic interval from Saprospiraceae bacterium contains the following:
- a CDS encoding calcium/sodium antiporter, which produces MLHHFFLLALGIVLVNYGAKYLVSGASSVAKRFKVSDLAIGLTIVAFGTSAPELVVSVVAAKSGQADVAIGNVVGSNLVNICLILGFSAILAPLRIHSSTVWKEIPFSLMGIIVAFLVANDILIDNDAPSVISRSDGLVLLCFLFIYLYYMFEMALENPVVDNSDSPQVAVWLAVAMVVGGVVALAIGGDVFVESAVEIARWLGVSEAVIGLTLVSIGTSVPELATSIVAARRGNADLVVGNVVGSNIFNVFMILGVSAAIAPLPLAGITATDFGTCVFATVLLFVFCLKKPRVIFRWKGIVFLLIYATYISYLLANM
- a CDS encoding redoxin family protein, with the protein product MLAACQSSPNQASQSVQQPTAPGQPQLVAKQNVKTLDIGADAPDFNLPDVDGRYYTLQDFKDAKALVVVFTCNHCPTAQAYEDRIIALTNDYKGKSVAVVAISPNSPLGLLPEELGYSDLNDDYEAGKLRAEYKKFNFPYLYDGDTHAASLQYGPVATPHVFIFDAAKKLRYTGRLDKSEKPGSANAEDARAAIDAILSGGTIADPVTKTFGCSTKWAWKADLKEKAERDWAKRKVTLNKLDVKGVQALLKNEDSKKLRLVNVWATWCGPCVREYPSFIEIQRMYGERDFEFVSISADKPEQEEKVLDFLKGRQSAVTNYLFSENDKYALIEAVDKNWNGALPYTLLVEPGGKVVWSYQGDVDFLELKRAIVEHPMMGRYY
- a CDS encoding T9SS type A sorting domain-containing protein — encoded protein: MKQTLQLITRLMTPRNHASLFFLPLIIALCPPALRAQSFIIGANNGSNTNMSYPTPFGDDRSSTRAQYLYRASELVNAGVSEGNIIKLGFFVESLNDAGVHDNYTIKLLLTSSVSLIAGTWQDGAQILYGPVNYTPTLGLNEFALSAPFYWNGASNANLVVEICHYPPNPGPFASNNASVQWTTGLAFNGSRTRAQNNNTDICSTTANNEDGTPTNRPVLHLTFCYPPTALTLNNVTSTTATANWTAPAGGDPAGYDYTYGLEGYVPGSVGSALGGGSTTTPNATITGLNGITTYALWVRSDCGDGVSRWTGPLNFTTDPSCNDIFADPGGFAFPYSADTSVLKTLCPDIPDNALTISFFTPISIGSGDTLRIYNGNDTLSPLLAALTGVYDDPVPGPFTASSASGCLTFYFTSDETDEGNGWIAILSCAPLEPDTCYPVLGLEATNITFTGANMSWQEIFGAADYDWELVELPYVGSSSVIQSATGYVGSSVNFNSLEAGTAYQFAIRSNCVNNFSSDWDTLVFIIPVNCNGIEIQCLSPAMFSAAKTGIWNSNECGSNSPGKERVFRFVAPHTRSYSFEVTNASGGFVNYFYKIASDDCNGDDWQCIGDFNVPGSSSFPPIPDATLTAGTLYYILADPQVTTNVSQTFRITDCGVPNDQPEDAIEIIVGSPCLSNVYSNVGATVDPDEPNPDVDDSDGLVGRWLDAADETVWFKFQAPPSGTVTIFTDPFGTHQPNDDTQVALYRVGDPSDYSTYELLVSDENNGNTYLGFNSVVSYSGLVDGDYYYIQVDGWGVNSGAFCISVLETVERVEEANCDIDFFVANVNEEKWYNIYATVNDLDIGPLVAAINPHGLNLDTVFCRALKYDEIPYSSPNFPYLPLYYNFSSSQSFTGNVSLRLFFTNAEFAALKDSANAPAATLSELEVTRFNGDTSDCFMTNNAGAFHLISGVNPVPMVGTFYLEFSTDSLGEFGARLDALALPLQLKSFSGKVESTYNLLEWTTLTEQNVQWHIVERSLNGSTWVEVGRKPGQANSTEPLYYFLEDRLPPAKAYYRLRSVDFDGTVSMSQVILLTRRSEVFGITSAFPSPMSDGLTVQFNTQQEEDAVVRLTDIVGRVVLEQPLFSGKGINTVHLSVHNLPAGVFLVTVANDTAVSAPVRVVKQ